GCCCTCTGACTTCTGAATCTTGCGTGGAAataacagcagcatttgctttgcTGTAAACACTTCCAGTTGCTGTTGGTTTACCTTTGGCCGAACAGCTCTTGTTCTTGTGCttttcaaatgctgtttttcCTGCTATTTTGTTCTGCTTGATATCATTGATGTAgcctgcaccatgggctgctcCATTAGCAGCCAATTTTCTCCTGAGCTGTCCCAGCTGTTGCAGAGCCTTTGCTAATGGTGTTCCCAAAGGAGGGGTGAGCTGGTGTGTGGAAGCTGGGTGGTTTCTCTCCGTGCACATATCAAGCCCAGACAAACAGTTGGCATCAGCCTTGACAGGATTCTCTCCCCAGCAGGTTTGGGAAATGAATTCCTGTTGCAGGTTTCATTAATTATTGTGTGTATTCAGGGGCCAGAAGGGTGTCTCTCTGCTGTTGTACAGCAAATGGAGTTTCTGTGGGTGATTTTCTCACAGCTTTGTGTCCCACTGCAGTAACATGGATGGACTTCACCCTGGGAGGGGGATTGCTCTGAGACCTGGGTCTATGCTGTGGGCTCCCACAGCACTCATCTTCTCTCAGTCCTGGGCCTCTCCTCCACTGTCCTGGTCCTCAGCATCTTGTTAATGAGGCGAAGCATCTGTTTTGAGCACAGCAGTGAACATTCCCTGAACAGTTGTGAGTTGTCTTACCAGCCTGTTATTTACGTGCTCCTTCAGGTCACATACTCCCCAGGGTAGGAGTGAGACCTGAGCTCAGCCCATTTATCTTCCATGAGTTGAGGAGAGTAAGGAAAACATTTACCTTCTGGCTGATGGTCCATTCATCTCCTGCTGAACCTTCTGTCTTTCCCTGTCAGGTCTCCTTTTTTCTTGAACTATTTTGGGTTCCCTGAGCATGagttttcatccttttttgACTCTCTTTGGGCAGGTCAATGCGCTGAGCCAGCAGGCTCAAGGAATCTTGCTGGTCCTTGTGTGCACCGGGACAcacttcttccttccttgtaTGGGCAAATCATGAGCTTGATAAAGGCCGTCTGGCTCTGGGCTCCCTCTTCCCTGCTTTCCCCATCACATGTCCCTGTCCCTACAGATTTATGAGCCCTGGGGACGTCTCTTCCTGTGCACAGTCTGTCCTTGGGAGTCTGACTACAAATTCAGCATCTCTGCCCTGGTCCTGTGCTCAGGATGCTGCTTCCTGGCAAGGGCTATCCATTGGGCTgacaggagcagggagcagagcatggCCCTACACTGTCTCTGCCCCCAGGATGGACAGTGGCACTGGGGATGTGCCTTGTGCCTCTGAGGAGTTGGTGGCACTGAAAACTGAGAACAATCTTAATCCTTTTGCATAATTAATGCCAATTGTAActcctgctgtttctgttgtagCTCAGAATATCCCCTGGAGTGTTTGTGCAAACACTGGATGCAGGGTGAAAAAACACTAAACTGGGAAAAATCCACCCAGTGCAGAGCCTGGCTTCCAGGATGCCAAGACACCCTCCTCCCTTTATCACAAAGGTGACATTTATTAAGAGCTCAAGGGCAGGTTTTTCCATGCTGATGGCTCAGCAGCTCTCTGTGTAGCAGCGAtaaccaggtttctcaaagcgcCAGGTCAGCACAGAGGGGAAGTGCAGTGCTCCATGGAAAACACTGGCCCTTTTATTCAGTGCCCCTGTCACAGTGAGCTGAACCTGTCACTAGGACATGTGTCCTCTTCAGTCCCATAGGTGCTGAGGTATGTGCTGGCTTCCTAATTCCTCCTCTGAATAAATATTGCCATGGGGCTGAGACCAGGTTTGCAAATAACTAATGAAGGCTGAAATCCCGGCCTGAAATTAACACTCTTCAGGCTGAAGAGGCTTTAAaagtgtgtctttttttttaatgtcttttaaatgTAATTGGCTTGGCGGGGGGGGAGGCTGGGTGGCCCGGCGGGAATCAATGAATCGTTGTGGCTGACTCAGGCTGTGTAAGAGCCCACCCCACAGGCAGGGTTCCTCTGGCTTCACTTGTATTAAACACACAACCTCCTCATAGCATCCTTTCTAAGAAACGAGtctgggggagcagggaggtgtATGATGGAGTAATTGTCTCCCTCCAAGGACATTTGGAGAAGTGCAGGAGGTTTGTAATTGTGTTTGACTTCAGTGTGCAGCTTCCCACGGCCAGAGTGAACCCCGATGTAGTAGCATGGATACCCCAGCACGAAGCTCCTGACGCAtgtttcagcagcagtgttGTGGTTTCGTAAATGCCTGCAGGACAAATATTGGTGTCAAATGGTGATCTCAAACCTCTTCCTTACTATTCACAGCAAGTTTCCCCACAACCTCTGAAACAGCTGCATAAATTAGGGCACAGTGGATAAATCTTGGTTTGTGTCAGTGTGGCACAGGGTTTGACCCTTTTGTGTTGCTTCACTCATGTCCAAGTGCAGTGATCAGCATCTGTAGCTATGCCGTAGACCAGCCTCAAGTGCCTGGTGACTAGATTTGGAGGCTCTGTCTCCccagcagcttttgctttgctgcaatgagtgcagcagaggcattGCTGGTGTCTGAGGGTGTTGTCCCTTTAGCCTTGCACCAGCATGCAATCCTCATCATGATTGCTTCAGGCCCGGTCATGGAAGCAGGTATGAAAACCATGTAGTGGATGTGATAAATGCTTCTGGTGTTGAGCAGCAGGAAATAGGGTCCTCTGGTCAAGAAGATGCAttgttctttgtgttttgttaaaTAGGGAATTGAGTCCCAGGAGCATGGATGCTAGTACCCCTCATCTCGCTTCTAGCTACTGTTCTAGGTGCATTATTTCCTCCCCAGAAATGAGGACTGGGGAGGGACAGCTGCCAAGAGAGATCCAGTAAGCTACGCTAGGAAGCTGCTTGGATTATAGTGCTACCTAGTAGAGGTTTCATGCTTCATATGAGTTTGACTTGGGAGAGATTTTCCTTATAGACAATTGGTTAAACAAGTATTAACTGGCTGGTGACTGCAACCATTACTGGATTGGCTTTTTTTTGTACAAGGAAAGGGATTTTAAATGCATTCCATGAAGCTGAACTGTCTGGAAATCAGTGAATTTTGCAAGGGAGAAAGGCTTCTATAGGTGTAACTCATTTCAAAGATACATTAAATCTCGTTCTTTAGTTACTGGGTtgcttaaaaatgcaaattaaccACTTGCCAAAATCAATTTCTTTTGCAGCTTGAATTTCAGTGGAGTCCATCTGGCATCTGCTGGGCAGTTTAGTGACTTCCTGGGCAGCATGGGCCCCGCACAGTTTGTTGGGCGTCAGACCTTGGCCACCACCTCGATGGGTAAGGAACAAAAAGTTATAGGTGGCTTTAATGTAATCTTGAACAGACTGCTCCTACGAGCCACCTAATAACACATCCAGCATCTGCTGATCTGCCactctccctctctgtttctctgttaaATCAAATAAGCTTGGCTGAAAGGTTTTGCTGATTGCTGCAAATGCAGTGTTAGTAGGAGAGCACCAGCTTTGTGCTTTCTTCCATCAGATCTGAAAGGCATAGACTAGGTAAAACCAGTTACAATCCTAAAAGCGCATCCTGTGCATCttcatggggttttttgctcTCTAGGGCCCACCAGGCTCTGTAAAGATTTTGTTACAGTCCACCACAATTGCGTCTACCAAAGCAGCCTACAGTTTTAGGTGCTTCCCTATGGGAGAGATGAGAGGCTAGCAGCCACTGAAGGGTGTGAGACTGAGTCACCAAAGCCATGTAGAGGGCTGGCAGTAGagattgcttttgaaaatgtggGCTTGAATCACTGTAGAGCTGCTTGAGTGCAATGCAGGAGGAGATCAGGCATTCAGGGCCTGCAGTTTGTTACAGCTCATAGCAGGCATGAcatgaaaattgctttttataacattttaataACCCACAGATGTATTGTTTTGAAAGTCTTCTGTCTGTTTTGACGTTTTGGTTTAGGGGATGTGGAAATTGGCTTGCAAGAGCGAAACGGGCAGCTAGAAGTGGATATCATTCAGGCTCGAGGACTGACACCAAAACCCGGCTCCAAAACTCTGCCAGGTAGTATGCTTTGACCTCCTCAAGTGATTTGCTGAGCTCCAGCCTCCTGCAATGCTTGTGAATAGGCAGAAGTGTAATTCGGCTTGGCTTCTGCAGGAATAAGCAGTCTGTATGCAGTACTGAAAATAAGGCTGGTTGAGCAGAtcttttcactgctgtaaatGCCTTCTTTAGAAATACCTGAGACATGGCACTGTCTTTTCTAAAGTGAGCATGAAGGTATTTTCCATATTTGaccatctttattttttccagctgcttACATCAAAGCTTACCTGCTAGAGAATGGCGTGTGCATTGcgaaaaagaagacaaaagtgGCTCGCAAATCATTAGACCCTTTGTACAATCAGGTGTTACTGTTTGCTGAGAGCCCCCAGGGCAAAGTATTACAGGTAAGATGAGCAAGTCTCAGGTCTGCCCATCTTTCTCTTCCACCTCTGTTGGAAGATACTAAGTCTGGCAAGGGATCTGGATAATTAATATAGATGAGAAAAAGCCAATGTTTTCATTGAACCAGATGCACTCGATCTGAACAAAACAAATGGAAAGGAAGACCTTTTCTTCATGTTCAAACTGATTGTTGTTTGACACCCTGGCAGTTAACATGAGAACCTGCCAGGAAAagattgttttttattttcttaattctttttttcccacccaGTTAAGAGCTAGGTAGTACCCACCAGGTGCTAAACAGTCTTGCAGGATAGGTTGTCTTCTGTGTTTATACATATTCAGAGCACTCTGCTTTGTCCATCACCCCATCACATACCctatttttttctacttctgtTTGTTTACTACCATACATACTCTCCCCTACTCAGATTTTCAGTTCTGCACCTGGAGCAAAGAGTGATTTATGTTGTTAATTCATACCTAAATCATTTCCACCCAATAAAGCCTGGCTAAAATCCATGGCTCATACTGATGTAATTAATCCATGAGTTTCTGTTGCTTACCTTCACTGGCATGTAAATTGCCAGCTACCCTGCTGGGTCCTTCTCTTAGTGAACTCTTCCTCAGTTTTGGTGGTTAGAAGCATTATCCTCTGCATTTTGGCTGGAATGAGGTAGGACCTGGCTTGGTCTGCTCTTGCCTTGCATGGGTTTCCTTACCCATTGCCTTATTGCCAGGAAAGACACTTACTCCAAGAGAATAAAATGAGGAGCTTGGCTCTCTGCCAGTGGCCATGCCACCAAACCAGCTTTCTGCAGTGGCTTGCTCCATCTCATGCTGCCCTAGAGTGTTAATTTTCGTCTTTTAATTGACGTTGGTTGTCTCTCCTACctcattttacagaaaactgtaattttgtGGTTATTTGGAGCCTAGGGAAAGAAGCTGTCAGGATTAGCCAGAAATCACTAGTCACTGTCATAACCCATCGTActcatcctctcctctccagaACAGGGACTCACTCTGGAGTCAGTCGTCACCTTTGTCTTGAGCCACATAGGGCCACTTGGCCACGTGCAGGCCTCCAGCATGCCTAAGCCCATGACCCTCACTACATCTGTTGTTCCACTCGCTGGTCTCCATCGTGTCGTAAGTGTGAttcagctttccctgctggtcTGCCAGCTCTTTCATTAGACCTTTCGCTGTGTGTGCAAGCCTGTCTCAGCAGTGTGCTCTGCCCCCCTGCATGCCACCCCATGTGTGCCCCTTGCGTCACTGCTCCTGCTTGCCAGCACTCAGCTCCTGCCCTTTCTCCAGGTGAGTTGCCGGCCTCATCTCCATCTGCCCTGTTTCACGAGCTCCGAGCGCAGAAGCTAAGACGAGCTGTTTTCCTCAAGCTCTTGGCTACTCAAGCTACTGCCCACCTTTTTTTGTTGGATAATTTTCCCAGATCAGGAGCTCTTCCTGCCCTTTTCTCCTGGGCCACCTTTTGTTGTGTCAAAGGCCCATTACTTTGCCAGGGCCACGTTTTACTTGCAAGTgttggagctgcagctctggggatgCTTGGtgcatgggttgcccagggaggttgtgagtgctccatccctggcagtgttcaaggccaggttggatgaagccttgggtgggatgttttagtgtgaggtgtccctgtccatggcaggggggttggaactagatgatcttaaggtcctttccaaccctaactatgctatgattctatgtgctgtCCCTGTCCAGCAGGTAAAACAGCAGAACGGTGTCTCATCCACAAGCACAGTCACCTCTTTTCTgtgggagtggggggagaagTCTGCTAACATTAGGGTTTGTAAAACCATGCTTAAAAAGATAAGATCATCAGCCAGAGCCTCACATCATCTGTTGGTAGCTTAAACCTTTCTGCTCAGACCTGTAGTAAAACCCTGGGAGGCTGGGTGAGTAGAAGGAAGGATTGATCAGACTTGTGCTTCCCAAGCAAGTATGCAAGTTGGAGGACTAACCGTGTTCCCTCCTCTTGTTCCTAAGGTGATAGTCTGGGGAAACTATGGAAGGATGGAGCGCAAGCACTTCATGGGAGTCGCCAGGGTCCTCCTGGAAGAACTGGATTTGTCAACTTTAGCAATTGGCTGGTACAAGCTTTTCCCAACCTCCTCGATGGTAGATCCCACTACAGGCCCGCTTCTGCGTCAGTCCTCACAGCTTTCTCTGGAGAGCACAGTGGGACCCTGCTGTGACAGGTCTTAGTGAGTAAGGAAGGGggaactgcttttgttttttaaacatgctgtcaaggttttgtttgctggaaCTCTGACCTCAAGCGCAATGCATGTTCAATCAGTTCTTGtggagctggaagaggaggATAAACCAGTGACCTTAGACAGAAGACGAGGGGGAGGGCGCTGTGCCCTCTCCATCCGAGGAGGAGGTGCCGTGGGGCATGAGTCCTAGTTGTCAATTAGACATACACCTCTTGTTTCACTTCTCTCGCTGTCATTCTTGGACCCTTGTTTCAGATCAGTATTAACCCTGGAAAGTTGCAGTATTTGGAAGAATTTGGGGGAGTAAGGAAGGAATTTTTCTTAACTGTGCATCTTAGACATTTCTAATATAGATTGTTTCATGAGAAGGTACCTGAAAAATTCAGAGGCCAGTATCTGACCagaaagagcaggagcagaaagtTTAAGAGGAAGCATTAGGGTTTTTATAAGGTCTTTCTtcttgaaaggaagaaaagaaagaaacctgcaACTCTTTCTTTAGAATCAGTTCCCTATCACTGAGTCATGTTAACTGTAACACTGTCATTGCTGTGTTTCCAAACTGTGCCAAATTACCAGCAAGTGTCTTTACTGCATTACTTGTCTAACACTGCTGATGAAGCATACTTGGTGGGAGAATAAGTAGCGCCTACTTAGACCAGACAGTCTGAACAGAGTTTGAGTTGAGCAGGCTAATTAACTGCAattttgctcagaaaaaaagcccCTAGAAGTGGGAGCTGAACATCAGACTTGCAGCTTGAGATACGTTTTGTATTGTCACATACAATGTTCTGCAATTTACTGACTCCCTTGCTTGTTGCTGTGCATCCTTCAGTCACGATGTCTTCtatctcctgcttttcttccatcTCCTTTGTGCTGGTACATATCTGCTGGAGATGCTACCCTTCCTGTTGTGCTGTGGACTGACCTGAAACAGGACTGTTTTATTATGCCATGGGAGAGGAGATTGAGGTTTCTGTGggtgcagaagaaagaaacctcAGTTTGTCATCTGACAAAAAGGTGCTGGAGAGCACATAACCTTCCTTGAGGAGAGAGGTGCTTTAGGCAGTCTTGGTAGTACACAATCATTGTCAAGTGTTCTGCAAGAGGAGATGCAATCCCCAACGTATGGAGAAGTGGTAGCTGAGGAATCTGAAGATGCAGTGGTCACAGCATGTGTATTTTGTTCACTGAAGTGCAACACTAGCTGTAAACAAGTCTTGTAGGTTAAGCCAGCAACACACGTTCTCTGAGCTGCTGAGTTGTGGTCAGCAATCATGTGCTGGAGTAAGCACACTGGATCCTTCAGACAATTAAAATCATCCACAAACCACAGAGAATCTCCAGAGATTTTCTGTTGAATGACCTGTTTTAGCTAGGTTTTGTCTTAGTTCCTAACGAGGATTTGAGGACTGCTGTCTCAGAATCAGCTTTTGGAGGTGTTTTACTTTGTGATTTGAAAGTGAAGGTCCCATGTCATGTCTAGGGATGAGCAGATTCTCGACCTGTTGTAGGGGCACACtgaacatttatttctgcatgtgGACCTCAGCTTCGTTAGAATAAAAGCATGAGTGTTGAGTGGATGGTAAAAGCAGTTGCTTTTGGTCCTAGCTTGTCTAtggcattttaaattattttgagatAAATTACAGGATAGATGCAAAAATAATAGGCCTTACAGTAATCTCTGTAAAAAAACTACATAATataaaggagagggaaggagaatgAGGGGCATAGAATGAATAGTTTTTTTAGTCTTCAGTGGTAAAAGCCTCAACATTTCAGATAAATCTCTTAATTTCCTTGATCAAATATGTCTCTGGCCTCTcactaattattttttctaattgtATTAGACAATTTCTATATATTAGCTGAAGAAAGTTTGTTGCATGCTGGTCAAACTATGTTGTGGCTCTctctttagtttgttttttgagAAAAAAGCACATTTACTGTAATTCAAGTCAGCATCTTTTCCTCTTGGTATGTAGTGAGTACTAGGCAATATTGTACAATATGTGTATGAACTAGAATAGATTAGGTAGATTTAGTGGTTTGTAGCACTGGATCTTTTAATAACTATGTCTTTAAAAGGACTTTGGGGAGCTCCAGGTACATGCCAGACCTGGCAGCTGAGTAACAGGGCTTTTGTCTTAAGTtatgctgaaaactttatattGGTACTTAGTTTGGACATTATCTACCAATAATAGCTAGTTAATCATGGTTTTCCTGTGTCCAGTAAGAT
This is a stretch of genomic DNA from Lathamus discolor isolate bLatDis1 chromosome 11, bLatDis1.hap1, whole genome shotgun sequence. It encodes these proteins:
- the RIMS4 gene encoding regulating synaptic membrane exocytosis protein 4 isoform X1, whose amino-acid sequence is MERSQSRLSLSASFEALAIYFPCMNSFDEEDADGDGRRLKGAIQRSTETGLAVEMPSRTVRQASHESIEDSMNSYGSEGNLNFSGVHLASAGQFSDFLGSMGPAQFVGRQTLATTSMGDVEIGLQERNGQLEVDIIQARGLTPKPGSKTLPAAYIKAYLLENGVCIAKKKTKVARKSLDPLYNQVLLFAESPQGKVLQVIVWGNYGRMERKHFMGVARVLLEELDLSTLAIGWYKLFPTSSMVDPTTGPLLRQSSQLSLESTVGPCCDRS